From a single Raphanus sativus cultivar WK10039 chromosome 3, ASM80110v3, whole genome shotgun sequence genomic region:
- the LOC108843084 gene encoding uncharacterized protein LOC108843084, which produces MDLEDWELLPRDPYKGLDHDDEDDHEAAMKITRNTEKSLDMDYFICPTQASVGKTEFHQRVVPTQLLHVPVTWEPVSTVEDTDIKKNQDMTIDLPERFASPLPQNDEEHTGSGGEYHDEMGTEVDEGGDLRSKKEIDWEEEENICGEKMNKWKMGLHGIGAICSFGVAAATFCVFFLGHNNSIQGCRNKNKNQILRFQIYSDDNKRMNEVVKRATNLNEAISVMKSLPVARAQISFGGYYDAL; this is translated from the exons ATGGATCTAGAAGATTGGGAACTGCTCCCCAGAGATCCCTACAAGGGTCTCGATCATGATGATGAAGACGATCATGAGGCAGCGATGAAGATTACTAGAAACACCGAGAAAAGCTTGGACATGGATTACTTCATTTGCCCAACACAAGCCTCTGTCGGAAAAACAGAGTTCCATCAAAGAGTGGTCCCCACTCAGCTCCTCCATGTTCCCGTAACTTGGGAACCCGTGTCCACCGTGGAAGACACAGACATCAAGAAGAACCAGGACATGACAATAGACTTACCGGAGAGATTCGCAAGTCCTCTGCCACAGAACGATGAGGAACACACTGGCTCAGGAGGAGAGTACCATGATGAAATGGGAACAGAGGTTGATGAAGGTGGTGACTTGAGGAGCAAGAAAGAAATTGATTGGGAGGAAGAGGAAAACATATGTGGTGAAAAAATGAATAAGTGGAAGATGGGTCTTCATGGAATTGGAGCTATATGTTCATTTGGTGTTGCTGCTGCCACCTTCTGTGTCTTCTTCCTTGGGCACAACAATAGCATACAAGGTTGCcgaaacaagaacaagaaccaGATCCTTAGGTTCCAGATTTACTCTGATGATAATaag CGAATGAATGAAGTGGTGAAGCGTGCAACAAACCTAAACGAAGCAATATCTGTGATGAAAAGTCTACCAGTGGCAAGAGCTCAGATATCCTTTGGAGGATACTACGATGCACTTTGA
- the LOC108844334 gene encoding 5'-adenylylsulfate reductase-like 7 isoform X1, giving the protein MSFRVSVFLLICSIAGSCLPSGLASSVDVCDHHDEFKVFRFGIERKCPPFLYPRPTLEVNGDLLDRLMDAHNLGNAYTSILFYSSRCPFSSSVRPKFDALSSMFPHIGHLVVEQSQALPSYEPTSAIEVFSRYGIHSLPSILMVNQTLRMRYHGQKDLASLIHFYQLTTGLKPVQYVDEAEPTSLDTDGNLITWLHNGSSLREIAERDPYLVLALLFLFLKLAILIFPIMGARLKTLWAAHVPHLSLGILGETSQLFGRALHMIDVRRLWIKQRLNKTRDFQERAKNALASVSLGKSTSQSA; this is encoded by the exons ATGAGTTTCCGGGTCTCCGTGTTCCTCCTCATATGTTCGATAGCTGGGTCATGCTTACCTTCCGGGCTCGCTTCCTCCGTTGACGTTTGCGATCATCATGATGAGTTCAAGGTGTTCCGATTCGGAATCGAGAGAAAGTGTCCTCCTTTTCTCTATCCCAGACCTACTTTAGAG GTGAATGGAGACTTGCTAGACAGACTCATGGATGCACATAACCTTGGAAATGCTTATACTTCCATACTATTTTATTCTTCTCGGTGCCCCTTCTCAAGTTCAGTACGCCCAAAGTTTGATGCTCTGAGTTCAATGTTCCCCCACATAGGTCACCTGGTTGTTGAGCAATCTCAGGCTTTACCATCGTACGAACCAACTTCTGCTATAga GGTCTTTTCTAGGTATGGTATCCATAGCTTGCCTTCAATCCTGATGGTGAATCAAACACTGAGGATGCGATACCATGGTCAAAAGGATCTTGCATCCCTTATTCACTTTTACCAACTAACAACAG GTCTTAAACCTGTCCAGTATGTGGATGAAGCTGAACCAACAAGCTTGGACACCGACGGTAACCTGATCACGTGGCTACACAACGGGTCATCTCTCAGAGAGATAGCAGAAAGAGATCCCTATTTGGTACTTGCGCtgttgtttctgtttttgaaGCTGGCGATTTTGATCTTCCCCATCATGGGAGCGCGGTTGAAAACGTTATGGGCAGCTCATGTTCCGCATCTGAGCTTGGGAATACTGGGTGAGACTAGCCAACTGTTCGGCCGTGCACTGCACATGATCGATGTGAGGAGGCTTTGGATTAAACAGAGACTCAACAAAACAAGGGACTTCCAAGAGAGAGCAAAGAATGCACTTGCATCTGTCTCGCTAGGAAAATCTACTTCACAGTCAGCTTAA
- the LOC108844334 gene encoding 5'-adenylylsulfate reductase-like 7 isoform X3, protein MSFRVSVFLLICSIAGSCLPSGLASSVDVCDHHDEFKVFRFGIERKCPPFLYPRPTLEVNGDLLDRLMDAHNLGNAYTSILFYSSRCPFSSSVRPKFDALSSMFPHIGHLVVEQSQALPSYGIHSLPSILMVNQTLRMRYHGQKDLASLIHFYQLTTGLKPVQYVDEAEPTSLDTDGNLITWLHNGSSLREIAERDPYLVLALLFLFLKLAILIFPIMGARLKTLWAAHVPHLSLGILGETSQLFGRALHMIDVRRLWIKQRLNKTRDFQERAKNALASVSLGKSTSQSA, encoded by the exons ATGAGTTTCCGGGTCTCCGTGTTCCTCCTCATATGTTCGATAGCTGGGTCATGCTTACCTTCCGGGCTCGCTTCCTCCGTTGACGTTTGCGATCATCATGATGAGTTCAAGGTGTTCCGATTCGGAATCGAGAGAAAGTGTCCTCCTTTTCTCTATCCCAGACCTACTTTAGAG GTGAATGGAGACTTGCTAGACAGACTCATGGATGCACATAACCTTGGAAATGCTTATACTTCCATACTATTTTATTCTTCTCGGTGCCCCTTCTCAAGTTCAGTACGCCCAAAGTTTGATGCTCTGAGTTCAATGTTCCCCCACATAGGTCACCTGGTTGTTGAGCAATCTCAGGCTTTACCATC GTATGGTATCCATAGCTTGCCTTCAATCCTGATGGTGAATCAAACACTGAGGATGCGATACCATGGTCAAAAGGATCTTGCATCCCTTATTCACTTTTACCAACTAACAACAG GTCTTAAACCTGTCCAGTATGTGGATGAAGCTGAACCAACAAGCTTGGACACCGACGGTAACCTGATCACGTGGCTACACAACGGGTCATCTCTCAGAGAGATAGCAGAAAGAGATCCCTATTTGGTACTTGCGCtgttgtttctgtttttgaaGCTGGCGATTTTGATCTTCCCCATCATGGGAGCGCGGTTGAAAACGTTATGGGCAGCTCATGTTCCGCATCTGAGCTTGGGAATACTGGGTGAGACTAGCCAACTGTTCGGCCGTGCACTGCACATGATCGATGTGAGGAGGCTTTGGATTAAACAGAGACTCAACAAAACAAGGGACTTCCAAGAGAGAGCAAAGAATGCACTTGCATCTGTCTCGCTAGGAAAATCTACTTCACAGTCAGCTTAA
- the LOC108844694 gene encoding putative H/ACA ribonucleoprotein complex subunit 1-like protein 1, with protein sequence MRPPRGGGSFRGRGGRDGGGGRFGGGGGRGGGGRFGGGGGRGGGGRFGGGGGYRDEGPPSEVIEVATFVHACEGDAVTKLSQEKIPYFNAPIYLENKTQIGKVDEIFGPINESLFSIKMMEGIVATSYAQGDKFYIDPAKLLPLARFLPQPKGQSGGGRGRGRGAPRGRGGFSSRGAPRGRGGFSSRGAPRGRGGFSSRGGRGRGGY encoded by the exons ATGAGACCACCACGTGGCGGCGGTAGCTTCAGAGGAAGGGGAGGAAGAGATGGCGGTGGAGGACGTTTCGGTGGCGGCGGCGGACGCGGAGGAGGAGGACGTTTTGGTGGTGGCGGCGGACGCGGAGGAGGTGGACgttttggtggtggtggtggatatCGTGACGAAGGACCTCCCAGCGAAGTCATTG AAGTTGCGACCTTTGTGCATGCTTGTGAGGGTGATGCTGTGACCAAGCTCTCACAAGAGAAGATCCCTTACTTCAATGCCCCGATCTACCTTGAAAACAAGACTCAGATTGGGAAAGTTGATGAGATCTTTGGTCCCATTAACGAATCT CTGTTTTCTATCAAGATGATGGAAGGTATCGTAGCTACCTCGTATGCTCAAGGGGATAAGTTCTACATCGACCCTGCTAAGCTTTTGCCTCTAGCAAGGTTCCTTCCACAACCAAA GGGACAATCTGGAGGTGGTCGTGGAAGAGGCAGAGGTGCTCCTAGGGGACGTGGTGGATTCTCCTCCAGAGGTGCTCCGAGGGGCCGTGGAGGATTCTCCTCAAGAGGTGCTCCCAGGGGCCGTGGTGGATTCTCCTCCAGAGGAGGCCGAGGGAGAGGAGGATACTAA
- the LOC108844334 gene encoding 5'-adenylylsulfate reductase-like 7 isoform X2 — MSFRVSVFLLICSIAGSCLPSGLASSVDVCDHHDEFKVFRFGIERKCPPFLYPRPTLEVNGDLLDRLMDAHNLGNAYTSILFYSSRCPFSSSVRPKFDALSSMFPHIGHLVVEQSQALPSVFSRYGIHSLPSILMVNQTLRMRYHGQKDLASLIHFYQLTTGLKPVQYVDEAEPTSLDTDGNLITWLHNGSSLREIAERDPYLVLALLFLFLKLAILIFPIMGARLKTLWAAHVPHLSLGILGETSQLFGRALHMIDVRRLWIKQRLNKTRDFQERAKNALASVSLGKSTSQSA, encoded by the exons ATGAGTTTCCGGGTCTCCGTGTTCCTCCTCATATGTTCGATAGCTGGGTCATGCTTACCTTCCGGGCTCGCTTCCTCCGTTGACGTTTGCGATCATCATGATGAGTTCAAGGTGTTCCGATTCGGAATCGAGAGAAAGTGTCCTCCTTTTCTCTATCCCAGACCTACTTTAGAG GTGAATGGAGACTTGCTAGACAGACTCATGGATGCACATAACCTTGGAAATGCTTATACTTCCATACTATTTTATTCTTCTCGGTGCCCCTTCTCAAGTTCAGTACGCCCAAAGTTTGATGCTCTGAGTTCAATGTTCCCCCACATAGGTCACCTGGTTGTTGAGCAATCTCAGGCTTTACCATC GGTCTTTTCTAGGTATGGTATCCATAGCTTGCCTTCAATCCTGATGGTGAATCAAACACTGAGGATGCGATACCATGGTCAAAAGGATCTTGCATCCCTTATTCACTTTTACCAACTAACAACAG GTCTTAAACCTGTCCAGTATGTGGATGAAGCTGAACCAACAAGCTTGGACACCGACGGTAACCTGATCACGTGGCTACACAACGGGTCATCTCTCAGAGAGATAGCAGAAAGAGATCCCTATTTGGTACTTGCGCtgttgtttctgtttttgaaGCTGGCGATTTTGATCTTCCCCATCATGGGAGCGCGGTTGAAAACGTTATGGGCAGCTCATGTTCCGCATCTGAGCTTGGGAATACTGGGTGAGACTAGCCAACTGTTCGGCCGTGCACTGCACATGATCGATGTGAGGAGGCTTTGGATTAAACAGAGACTCAACAAAACAAGGGACTTCCAAGAGAGAGCAAAGAATGCACTTGCATCTGTCTCGCTAGGAAAATCTACTTCACAGTCAGCTTAA